From the Theobroma cacao cultivar B97-61/B2 chromosome 2, Criollo_cocoa_genome_V2, whole genome shotgun sequence genome, one window contains:
- the LOC18608777 gene encoding receptor-like protein kinase HSL1, with the protein MNPELQTMFLVFLLLFLNPLPHASALNQEGLYLQRVKQSLSDPTNALSSWNDRDDTPCNWRGISCDSVTGRVNSVNLSDFQLAGPFPVFLCRLPSISSISLVNNFINSSLPSDLSTCQNLTTLNLSQNLIVGSLPDSLAEIPTLKNVILFGNNFSGEIPASFGRFQRLELLNLAGNLLNGTIPPFLGNISTLKELDLAYNPFLPSHIPSELGNLTNLEQLFLAGCNLVDQIPPRFSRLSGLINLDLSFNRLTGSIPSSISELKKIEQLELYNNSLSGGLPLTMGNLTTLKRFDASMNELTGTIPTGLCGLQLESLNLFDNRLEGTLPESITRSKDLRELKLFNNKLRGRLPSQLGENSPLQSLDLSYNQFSGEIPENLCAKGQLEDLVLIYNSFSGKIPESLGKCWSLGRVRFKHNHFSGRVPDGFWGLPRVFLLELAENSFSGQISKTISSAHNLSVLSISNNPFSGSLPDEIGSLKTLVEISASGNGFTGRIPGSFVKLRQLVRLDLSENELDGGIPEGIKGWMNLNELNLGNNKLSGSIPRDIGSLPVLNYLDLSSNSFSGKIPIELQNLKLNVLNLSNNRLSGELPPIYAKEMYRNSFVGNPGLCDDLEGLCPTIGKSKNQGYMWILRCIFVLAGLVFVVGVVWFYMKYRSFKKSKKGATILKWRSFHKLGFSEFEIADCLKEENVIGSGASGKVYKVVLRNGEAVAVKKLSGGVKKGDSLSADTERDEFESEVETLGKIRHKNIVRLWCCCNAGDSKLLVYEYMPNGSLGDLLHSSKGGLLDWPTRYKIALDAAEGLSYLHHDCVPPIVHRDVKSNNILLDGEFGARVADFGVAKIVKRVGKGAESMSAIAGSYGYIAPEYAYTLRVNEKSDIYSFGVVILELVTGKPPTDPEFGEKDVVKWVCATCDQKGVDQVIDPRLDSTYKEEICRVLDIGLLCTNALPINRPSMRKVVKLLQEAGGENKSKAGKDGKLSPYYYNEEASDQGSVV; encoded by the exons ATGAACCCAGAATTGCAGACAATGTTTCTGGTTTTCTTGCTTCTGTTTCTGAATCCTCTGCCTCATGCTTCTGCTCTAAACCAGGAAGGTCTGTACCTCCAGCGAGTCAAGCAAAGCCTTTCCGACCCAACCAACGCCCTCTCCTCCTGGAACGACCGAGACGACACGCCATGCAATTGGCGCGGCATTTCCTGCGACTCGGTAACGGGACGAGTCAATTCGGTGAACCTTTCTGATTTCCAACTAGCCGGACCTTTCCCGGTTTTCCTTTGCCGCCTCCCTTCTATTAGCTCCATCTCTCTCGTCAACAACTTCATCAACTCATCCCTGCCCTCTGATCTCTCCACCTGTCAAAATCTAACTACCCTCAATCTCTCACAGAACCTCATTGTGGGGTCTCTCCCCGACTCCCTGGCTGAAATTCCGACACTGAAAAATGTAATTCTCTTCGGAAATAACTTCTCAGGTGAAATTCCCGCGAGTTTTGGACGATTCCAACGGCTCGAGCTGTTGAATTTGGCGGGAAATCTCCTCAACGGAACGATTCCTCCTTTCCTGGGAAACATTTCGACTCTCAAAGAACTCGACCTTGCTTATAACCCGTTTTTGCCGAGTCATATACCAAGTGAACTCGGTAACCTAACGAATCTCGAGCAGCTCTTTCTTGCCGGTTGTAACCTCGTGGATCAGATTCCGCCACGTTTCAGTCGTTTGAGTGGGCTTATAAACCTTGATTTGTCCTTCAACCGGCTCACTGGGTCGATCCCCAGTTCGATTTCCgagttgaaaaaaattgagcaACTTGAGTTATATAACAACTCTTTATCCGGTGGGTTGCCATTAACTATGGGGAATTTAACTACATTGAAGCGATTCGACGCGTCCATGAACGAGTTAACAGGGACAATTCCGACCGGGTTATGCGGGTTACAGCTTGAGTCATTGAATCTTTTTGATAACAGGCTTGAAGGGACTTTACCAGAGAGCATAACTCGGTCAAAAGACTTGCGCGAGCTGAAATTGTTCAACAACAAACTCCGTGGGCGTTTGCCGAGTCAACTCGGTGAAAACTCGCCATTGCAAAGTCTGGATTTGTCTTACAATCAATTTTCTGGTGAAATCCCGGAGAATCTGTGTGCAAAGGGGCAATTAGAGGATCTGGTCTTGATTTACAATTCATTTTCGGGTAAAATCCCGGAAAGTCTAGGTAAATGCTGGAGCTTGGGCCGGGTTCGGTTCAAGCACAACCATTTCTCGGGTCGGGTCCCAGACGGGTTCTGGGGTCTACCCAGAGTATTCTTGCTTGAACTTGCTGAAAATTCCTTTAGTGGGCAAATTTCAAAGACGATCTCAAGTGCTCATAACCTCTCAGTTCTGTCAATTTCCAACAACCCGTTTTCCGGGTCGTTACCTGATGAAATCGGGTCATTGAAGACACTGGTAGAAATATCTGCTAGTGGAAACGGGTTCACGGGTCGGATTCCTGGATCTTTTGTGAAATTAAGGCAGTTGGTTAGGCTTGATCTTAGTGAAAATGAGCTTGATGGAGGGATCCCGGAAGGAATTAAGGGATGGATGAATTTGAATGAGTTGAATTTGGGTAACAATAAGCTATCTGGTAGTATTCCTCGTGATATTGGCAGCTTGCCCGTGCTTAATTATCTTGATCTTTCTAGTAACTCATTTTCTGGGAAAATCCCAATTGAGTTGCAGAATTTAAAGCTCAATGTGCTTAATTTGTCGAATAACCGACTTTCAGGAGAGCTCCCTCCTATCTATGCTAAGGAAATGTACAGGAATAGCTTTGTGGGGAATCCCGGACTATGTGATGATTTGGAGGGTCTTTGTCCAACGATTGGTAAATCTAAGAACCAGGGTTACATGTGGATCCTCAGATGCATCTTTGTGCTTGCTGGCTTGGTTTTTGTTGTAGGAGTCGTTTGGTTCTACATGAAGTACCGGAGTTTCAAAAAGAGCAAGAAAGGAGCTACTATATTGAAGTGGAGATCGTTTCATAAGCTTGGGTTTAGTGAATTTGAGATTGCTGATTGCCTCAAGGAAGAGAATGTGATAGGAAGTGGAGCTTCTGGCAAAGTTTACAAAGTTGTGCTTAGAAATGGTGAAGCAGTGGCAGTGAAGAAACTCAGTGGAGGTGTTAAGAAAGGGGATTCTTTGAGCGCTGATACAGAAAGAGATGAGTTTGAAAGTGAAGTTGAAACACTGGGAAAGATTAGACACAAGAATATTGTGAGACTGTGGTGTTGTTGCAATGCTGGAGATAGCAAACTTTTAGTTTACGAGTATATGCCAAATGGGAGCTTGGGGGATTTGTTGCATAGTAGCAAGGGGGGCTTGTTAGATTGGCCCACTAGGTATAAGATTGCTTTAGATGCAGCGGAGGGGTTATCCTATTTGCATCATGACTGTGTTCCTCCAATTGTTCATCGGGATGTGAAATCAAACAATATATTGTTGGATGGAGAATTTGGTGCGAGAGTTGCAGATTTTGGAGTTGCTAAGATCGTTAAAAGAGTTGGCAAAGGTGCAGAATCAATGTCTGCGATTGCGGGCTCTTATGGTTACATTGCACCAG AATATGCCTATACCCTAAGAGTGAATGAGAAGAGTGACATCTACAGTTTTGGGGTTGTCATCTTAGAGCTGGTTACTGGGAAACCCCCAACTGATCCAGAGTTTGGGGAGAAAGATGTGGTAAAATGGGTCTGTGCTACCTGCGACCAGAAGGGTGTGGATCAAGTAATCGACCCCAGATTGGACTCTACGTACAAGGAAGAAATTTGCAGGGTACTCGATATTGGTCTCCTCTGCACTAACGCTCTTCCCATTAACCGCCCGTCAATGCGGAAGGTGGTGAAATTGTTGCAAGAGGCTGGAGGGGAGAACAAGTCCAAAGCTGGTAAGGATGGAAAGCTCTCCCCATATTATTACAACGAGGAAGCCTCTGATCAAGGTAGTGTAGTATAG